The following are encoded in a window of Nitrospira sp. genomic DNA:
- a CDS encoding DUF3015 domain-containing protein — translation MMKRVLLASLAVAFMGMQAGLAMAANPDTGPGCGLGKLAWQNYPHQKVIGVQTMEATTNGLMGNQTFGISSGTSGCTNDGKFWAQEKVNVFAALNFENLAQDMAQGQGEHLTSLATLMGIPAAQQPAFFAMTQEKYASLMSAGETSPVALVKALNDAVATHPMLAKVSAN, via the coding sequence ATGATGAAGAGAGTGCTCTTGGCATCGTTGGCTGTGGCCTTCATGGGTATGCAGGCGGGCTTGGCGATGGCGGCAAATCCTGACACAGGACCGGGTTGCGGCCTGGGTAAGCTGGCTTGGCAGAATTACCCCCACCAGAAGGTCATCGGTGTCCAGACTATGGAAGCAACCACCAATGGACTCATGGGGAATCAGACGTTCGGGATCAGCAGCGGGACCTCCGGCTGTACCAATGATGGGAAGTTCTGGGCGCAGGAGAAGGTCAATGTATTTGCCGCGCTGAACTTTGAAAACCTGGCGCAAGACATGGCTCAGGGGCAGGGTGAACACCTGACTTCCCTGGCGACGTTGATGGGAATTCCGGCGGCGCAACAGCCGGCGTTCTTCGCGATGACTCAGGAGAAGTATGCCTCCCTCATGTCGGCAGGCGAGACTTCTCCGGTTGCACTCGTGAAAGCGTTGAATGACGCGGTGGCTACGCATCCGATGCTGGCCAAGGTTTCCGCCAACTAG
- a CDS encoding DUF3106 domain-containing protein, whose product MMGFMLNIILLFGWSLAAWAQAESQGVPWSQLNQQEQQLLQKFNQGWDQLPADRQERLRNGAQQWSNMNPDERTEARQRFQEWRQMSPDDQQRLRDRFQRFRELPPDKREAIRNARQWFRSLPPEERHEMRQRWKNMTPDERRTLRRQFKKNFDADGSAPSSNQFPHRDRPFRPNH is encoded by the coding sequence ATGATGGGATTTATGCTCAACATTATTCTGCTGTTTGGATGGAGCCTCGCGGCATGGGCTCAGGCTGAATCCCAAGGTGTGCCGTGGAGCCAACTGAATCAGCAGGAACAACAGCTGTTGCAGAAGTTCAATCAGGGCTGGGATCAGCTGCCGGCTGATCGTCAGGAACGTTTGCGCAACGGCGCGCAACAGTGGTCGAACATGAATCCTGATGAACGCACCGAGGCGCGGCAGCGGTTTCAGGAGTGGCGACAGATGTCTCCGGACGATCAACAGCGATTGCGCGACCGGTTCCAGCGATTCCGCGAGTTGCCGCCGGACAAACGTGAGGCCATTCGCAACGCGCGGCAGTGGTTTCGGTCGTTGCCGCCTGAAGAGCGTCACGAGATGCGTCAGCGCTGGAAGAATATGACGCCCGACGAACGGCGCACGCTTCGCCGGCAGTTCAAAAAGAACTTCGATGCCGACGGGTCTGCTCCATCGTCGAATCAGTTCCCGCACCGCGACCGGCCGTTCCGTCCCAACCACTAA
- a CDS encoding metallophosphoesterase family protein, producing the protein MIAKGQTHIGVIADTHGLFDQAIIAHFAGVAAILHAGDIGDPEVIRQLQRIAPVIAVSGNVDEFEDSGFPRSRVIRRAGVTIGIRHILFERGKLTVEAREWLDKEQLDVCVFGHSHRPTIERYGPTLLFNPGSAGPKRFSLPRGVGMLTFVGGRIEPRVIPLQRKADGKRDDRHSR; encoded by the coding sequence GTGATTGCCAAGGGCCAGACGCACATCGGCGTGATCGCCGATACTCATGGCCTGTTTGATCAGGCGATCATTGCGCATTTCGCAGGTGTCGCAGCCATCCTCCATGCCGGTGATATCGGCGATCCTGAGGTCATTCGGCAGCTCCAGCGGATCGCCCCGGTCATCGCCGTGTCGGGCAACGTCGATGAGTTCGAAGATAGCGGATTCCCCAGGTCGCGCGTGATCCGCCGTGCCGGGGTGACGATTGGAATCCGCCACATCCTGTTCGAGCGCGGGAAGCTGACCGTGGAAGCAAGAGAGTGGTTGGACAAAGAACAGCTCGACGTCTGCGTCTTCGGCCACAGTCATCGTCCGACCATTGAGCGCTATGGCCCAACCCTGTTGTTCAATCCCGGGTCAGCCGGACCGAAACGGTTTTCCCTGCCGCGCGGCGTCGGGATGCTGACCTTCGTTGGAGGGCGGATTGAGCCCAGAGTCATCCCGCTGCAGCGGAAGGCTGATGGAAAGCGCGACGATCGTCACTCGCGCTGA
- a CDS encoding TIGR00266 family protein, with amino-acid sequence MKSEILYPGAFPMVRVELAAGEHIKAESGAMVGSSPTVDVESKMEGGFLGALSRKLLTGEKFFFQTLRASRGPGEVLLAPTVPGEIVILELDGVNEYMVQKDGFLAGADSITIESKMQSLSRGLLGGEGFFILKIGGKGMLAVNSFGAIHKIELRPDQEYIVDNSHLVAWSATTSYNIEKAASGWVASFTSGEGLVCRFRGPGIVYIQSRNPGSFGAWIRQFIPVSE; translated from the coding sequence ATGAAAAGCGAAATTCTTTATCCCGGAGCGTTCCCGATGGTGCGTGTTGAGTTGGCGGCCGGGGAGCACATCAAAGCCGAATCGGGTGCCATGGTAGGTTCGTCACCGACGGTGGATGTCGAAAGTAAGATGGAGGGCGGGTTTCTCGGGGCGCTCTCGCGCAAGCTTTTGACAGGGGAAAAGTTCTTCTTCCAGACTTTGAGGGCCAGTCGGGGACCGGGCGAAGTGTTGCTGGCGCCGACAGTGCCGGGCGAAATCGTCATTCTGGAGCTCGACGGCGTGAACGAATACATGGTGCAGAAAGACGGATTTCTGGCCGGGGCCGACTCCATCACGATTGAGAGCAAGATGCAGAGTTTGAGCCGCGGACTCCTGGGTGGCGAAGGATTTTTCATTCTGAAGATCGGCGGCAAGGGGATGCTGGCGGTGAATAGCTTCGGCGCCATTCATAAGATCGAGCTCAGGCCGGATCAGGAATACATCGTGGACAACAGCCACCTTGTGGCCTGGTCTGCGACGACGTCGTACAACATCGAGAAAGCCGCGTCTGGTTGGGTCGCCAGCTTCACGTCCGGCGAAGGGCTGGTGTGCCGGTTCCGCGGGCCGGGGATTGTGTATATCCAGAGCCGCAATCCGGGCAGCTTCGGGGCCTGGATCAGACAATTCATCCCGGTCTCCGAGTAG
- a CDS encoding M48 family metallopeptidase — MTTAFSPNALCFGEEFPATGAPCLVQIEGDGLAIAYEPAGSTAPSERVLFTGVAVSAGGLDHDHLVVKWGEGLQARTLYLKHPDLIRAFREAAPDHLSQPFEQAAERVRQVRHRHRVMWGTVAGSIMAVALGLWFGADLLVEMAVSRIPVEWEQKIGEAAYKDFLSHQDVMKEGPAVKAVEEMTQRLAEQIPNNPYKFQVTVVKSDVVNAFALPGGYVVVFTGLMKKADSGEEVAGVLGHELNHVLQRHGMERMVKSLGIMTVVAIIVGDQQGLIGLMRQVGVELLTLKFDRAQEMEADLTGLQLVYRAKIDPKGMITFFQKLSENDEGRLEWLSTHPMSSARADRLKAELAALPKRSPEPFTFQWSEVQGALGVSPVAAP, encoded by the coding sequence ATGACCACTGCTTTTTCTCCCAACGCACTTTGTTTCGGTGAAGAGTTTCCGGCCACCGGCGCGCCTTGTCTTGTCCAGATCGAAGGCGATGGGCTCGCGATCGCTTATGAGCCGGCAGGATCGACGGCTCCATCTGAGCGAGTGCTCTTTACGGGGGTGGCGGTGTCCGCCGGTGGGCTGGATCATGATCATCTGGTTGTGAAATGGGGGGAGGGCCTGCAGGCCCGCACGTTGTATCTCAAACATCCCGACCTTATCCGGGCCTTCCGTGAAGCGGCGCCGGATCACTTGAGTCAGCCGTTTGAGCAGGCCGCGGAGCGAGTGCGGCAGGTACGCCACCGGCATCGTGTCATGTGGGGGACTGTCGCTGGCTCGATCATGGCTGTGGCGCTGGGGCTCTGGTTCGGAGCTGATCTGTTGGTGGAGATGGCGGTGAGCCGGATTCCGGTCGAGTGGGAGCAGAAGATTGGCGAAGCGGCCTACAAGGATTTTCTGAGCCATCAAGACGTGATGAAAGAAGGCCCTGCCGTCAAGGCGGTCGAAGAGATGACGCAGCGTCTAGCCGAGCAGATTCCGAACAATCCTTACAAGTTTCAAGTCACCGTGGTGAAGAGCGACGTCGTCAATGCGTTTGCGCTACCAGGCGGCTACGTCGTCGTGTTTACCGGCTTGATGAAAAAGGCGGACAGTGGAGAAGAAGTCGCGGGTGTCTTGGGCCATGAGCTCAACCACGTGCTGCAACGCCACGGGATGGAGCGCATGGTGAAAAGCCTGGGCATTATGACCGTGGTTGCGATCATCGTCGGCGATCAGCAGGGGCTGATCGGATTGATGCGCCAAGTCGGCGTCGAACTGCTGACACTCAAGTTCGACCGCGCGCAGGAAATGGAAGCCGACCTGACCGGGCTGCAGTTGGTGTATCGCGCCAAGATCGATCCCAAAGGCATGATCACCTTTTTCCAAAAGCTCTCGGAGAATGACGAGGGACGGTTGGAGTGGCTTTCCACCCATCCGATGAGCAGCGCCAGAGCCGATCGTCTAAAGGCTGAATTGGCGGCTCTTCCGAAGCGCTCTCCCGAGCCCTTCACGTTTCAGTGGAGTGAGGTGCAGGGTGCGCTCGGAGTTTCGCCCGTTGCGGCACCGTGA